From the Huiozyma naganishii CBS 8797 chromosome 2, complete genome genome, one window contains:
- the ERC1 gene encoding Erc1p (similar to Saccharomyces cerevisiae YHR032W; ancestral locus Anc_5.276) yields MPKQFSHTTSARRSSVIYSSSVGKGGLFTPADFIPGEESERVFNELEAEEDARLARVQEDLEAGVLDETAVQEEEEQQEEEPRYQSLMGENNELIRPASLQTRRVSGGVRGASAPPQSSQGYGAIPGGGAGGRPQSRRRRSSSYNKILLDEERDLLIDNKLLKKSHRLSKSQLLMDEFYSNVEGLEGGDDEDDLVVNVWEEALEQGKEISTSYKREAQVISFNALPLIFTFVLQNSLSLASIFSVSHLGTKELGGVTLGSMTANITGLAAIQGLCTCLDTLCSQAYGAKNYHLVGLLVQRCAAITIIAFIPVLYIWWFWSESILALMIPERELCHLAAQYLKVTAFGVPGFILFECGKRFLQCQGIFHASTIVLFVCAPLNALMNYLFVWNKFIGIGYLGAPLSVAINYWLMATGLLVYTVFTKHAETPLKCWTGFIKRHQVFKNWEKMLNLALPGIIMVEAEFLGFEILTIFASHISTAALGAQSIVATIASFAYQVPFSISVSTSTRVANLVGASLYKSCVVSCKISLLLSFACSSFNIFIIYYFRHGLAAMFSSEQDVVELVVSTLPLLSFMQLFDAFNASTAGCLRGQGRQKIGGYINLFAFYCVGVPMAYFLTFHRGFGIAGLWLGIICALIIMSMCQGYAVFHGDWGRIMHAAKVRNAEGGN; encoded by the coding sequence ATGCCGAAACAGTTTTCGCATACGACGTCCGCGAGGCGGTCGTCCGTTATATACTCCAGCAGTGTCGGGAAAGGTGGGCTTTTCACTCCGGCGGACTTTATTCCTGGGGAGGAGAGTGAGCGTGTGTTCAATGAATTGGAGGCCGAGGAGGATGCAAGGCTGGCGCGGGTGCAGGAGGACCTTGAGGCCGGTGTTCTCGATGAGACAGCTGtgcaagaggaggaggaacagcaGGAAGAGGAGCCCAGGTACCAGTCGCTGATGGGGGAAAATAATGAGTTGATTAGACCAGCTTCGTTGCAGACGCGGAGAGTATCTGGAGGCGTACGTGGGGCGAGTGCGCCACCGCAGTCATCGCAAGGGTACGGTGCTATTcccggtggtggtgccggtgGCCGCCCGCAGTCcaggagaaggagaagttccTCTTACAACAAGATTCTGCTCGATGAGGAGAGGGACTTGCTGATCGACAAcaagctgttgaagaagagtcACCGGCTGTCCAAGAGTCAATTGCTCATGGACGAGTTCTACAGCAATGTGGAGGGGCTCGAAGGTggggacgacgaggacgaccTTGTGGTGAACGTGTGGGAGGAAGCCCTTGAGCAAGGTAAAGAAATTAGCACGTCGTACAAGCGGGAGGCGCAAGTGATCTCGTTCAATGCGCTGCCGCTGATCTTCACGTTTGTGCTGCAGAACTCGCTCTCGCTTGCTTCGATCTTCTCCGTGTCGCATTTGGGGACGAAAGAGCTGGGCGGTGTTACACTCGGGTCGATGACGGCCAACATTACGGGACTTGCTGCGATCCAGGGACTCTGTACGTGTCTCGACACGCTGTGCTCGCAAGCGTACGGTGCCAAAAACTACCATCTTGTCGGGTTGCTCGTGCAACGGTGCGCCGCAATTACGATCATCGCGTTCATCCCCGTGTTGTACATCTGGTGGTTCTGGTCTGAGTCTATCTTGGCGCTAATGATTCCAGAGAGGGAGCTGTGCCACTTGGCCGCGCAGTACCTTAAAGTGACCGCGTTCGGCGTGCCAGGGTTCATCTTATTCGAATGTGGAAAACGTTTCCTTCAATGCCAGGGGATCTTCCACGCTTCGACGATAGTTCTGTTCGTTTGTGCCCCACTTAACGCACTGATGAACTACCTGTTCGTCTGGAATAAATTCATTGGGATTGGGTACTTGGGGGCACCGCTCTCTGTGGCAATCAACTACTGGCTTATGGCTACCGGTCTTCTCGTCTATACCGTCTTCACTAAACACGCGGAAACCCCGCTGAAGTGCTGGACTGGGTTCATCAAGCGCCACCAggtgttcaagaactggGAGAAGATGCTCAACCTCGCACTACCTGGGATTATCATGGTCGAGGCGGAGTTCCTTGGGTTCGAAATCCTGACCATCTTTGCGTCGCACATCTCCACGGCCGCGCTGGGCGCACAGTCTATTGTCGCGACGATTGCGTCTTTCGCGTACCAGGTACCATTCTCGATCTCCGTATCTACGAGCACGAGAGTTGCCAACCTTGTTGGCGCCTCGCTGTACAAGAGCTGCGTCGTCAGTTGCAAGATCtcgcttcttctttccttcGCGTGCTCCTCGTTCaacatcttcatcatctaCTACTTCAGACACGGCCTAGCGGCGATGTTCTCCAGCGAACAGGACGTCGTTGAGCTCGTCGTCTCAACGCTACCTTTGCTATCCTTCATGCAGCTGTTCGACGCCTTCAACGCATCCACCGCAGGGTGTCTCCGCGGGCAAGGCAGGCAGAAGATAGGAGGGTACATCAACCTGTTCGCGTTCTACTGCGTTGGGGTCCCCATGGCGTACTTCCTCACTTTCCACCGCGGGTTCGGCATCGCTGGGCTATGGCTCGGCATAATATGCGCGCTCATCATCATGAGCATGTGCCAGGGGTACGCCGTCTTCCACGGCGACTGGGGACGTATCATGCACGCGGCAAAAGTCCGCAACGCAGAGGGGGGAAACTAG
- the MAD3 gene encoding Mad3p (similar to Saccharomyces cerevisiae BUB1 (YGR188C) and MAD3 (YJL013C); ancestral locus Anc_5.162), giving the protein MKRSAFEPLEGEKENAVALVGGRSLARVVALRAAAPRELGAMREQFESRLASLDFEGDPLAVFLEYIAWIKDAVVQGGMSRASGLLEVTERCLMYCQGEERYGNDERYVRLWLEYAWTFCGDDADRRDVYVFMFRNGIGSQVAAYYDQFSKWLYAMGKTEECLQLLRTAQARRVQPENLIVRRLGQLAQSTSSDVDGTAMAQYFSESNPPTILSRRRDLLQQEHRERQLQSQSGSTRTSSSGIFRDDDDDDDTNDETTPHKGWSFLRSKRQRDKENRALPQGVIERGMNLGTLDTLDNTVSTAGKTKMAIFHDSLGRSDPVYTTLPSCDDKSEKIDCNFALVYDQDEEYSIEMILAVSRGLLAAGYCHKRRRLKPAARPVRMHT; this is encoded by the coding sequence ATGAAACGCAGTGCTTTCGAGCCATTGGAGGGCGAGAAGGAGAACGCGGTAGCCCTGGTCGGTGGGCGGTCCCTCGCGCGGGTTGTGGCGCTTCGAGCGGCGGCACCGCGGGAGCTGGGCGCGATGAGGGAGCAGTTTGAGTCGCGGCTGGCGTCGTTGGACTTCGAGGGGGACCCGCTGGCGGTGTTCCTGGAGTACATTGCGTGGATCAAAGATGCGGTGGTGCAGGGTGGGATGTCGCGGGCGAGCGGGCTGCTCGAGGTCACGGAACGGTGTCTGATGTACTGTCAGGGCGAGGAAAGGTACGGGAACGACGAACGGTACGTGCGTCTCTGGCTGGAGTATGCGTGGACTTTCTGTGGGGACGATGCGGACCGCAGGGACGTGTATGTGTTCATGTTCCGGAACGGGATTGGTTCCCAGGTAGCCGCGTACTACGACCAGTTTTCGAAGTGGTTGTATGCGATGGGTAAAACGGAGGAGTGCCTCCAGCTACTGCGGACGGCACAGGCGAGGCGTGTGCAACCGGAGAATCTCATAGTGAGACGGTTGGGACAGCTCGCGCAGAGCACCTCTTCCGATGTAGACGGCACGGCAATGGCACAATACTTCAGTGAGAGCAATCCGCCGACGATTCTGAGCAGACGGCGAGATTTGCTGCAGCAAGAGCACAGGGAACGGCAATTGCAGTCGCAATCGGGCAGCACCAGGACTAGCAGTAGCGGTATATTTCGagacgacgatgacgacgatgacacCAACGACGAGACAACTCCCCACAAAGGTTGGTCCTTTTTGAGATCCAAGCGGCAGCGAGACAAAGAGAACCGAGCTTTGCCGCAAGGAGTCATTGAACGCGGCATGAACCTGGGAACCCTGGACACTCTGGACAACACGGTGTCCACCGCTGGCAAGACCAAAATGGCCATATTCCACGATTCATTGGGGAGGAGCGACCCTGTGTACACTACCTTGCCCAGCTGCGACGACAAGAGCGAGAAGATAGACTGCAACTTCGCACTGGTGTACGACCAGGACGAGGAGTACTCCATCGAAATGATCTTGGCCGTCTCTAGAGGGTTGCTCGCAGCTGGGTACTGTCataaaagaagaaggttAAAGCCAGCGGCCCGGCCCGTGCGTATGCATACATAG
- the TPH3 gene encoding Tph3p (similar to Saccharomyces cerevisiae YJL016W; ancestral locus Anc_5.164), whose protein sequence is MKFLPDGLRNPVVIKRRLSATVAGPASLLSSGSDSSSLQVPGTPTSMPAPLSPDSSNNISGYSNTARLSTTGLFYDLPPEIYENIKPLLTLFKAQAHREYYSWVDGPSASQWSATFMDGSTAELASLSFVGDTVRIVPRDTNREYTMPLIVGDNAGANYTVEDSRVCFTNPRVTLSCASDGELAKLVKLLSLSVFERISLYKSLTGTVIANMGKHLPDIKIILNSPHNFKDWCEVYLEGTGWVKAWCHINRDARSGKDPKGKCQIKIYTQNRSADPSAASNLVCYIPDCDYIQDIFFYNTADADLDPVSFLQNLNTIRILGDVRYSNEYNNIGGTTGKRKMFSPRRRVSTSSIKLKSATQHETRQTGLLVRPIAHNGLSHLGAMTRFIIPMFDIARKYGRPGKFVTSRQDSDSLMFALPRLPKTRFLAEDQIPGFLANAGTAGGDPLAAAMVTVSEYIGATLST, encoded by the coding sequence ATGAAGTTTCTACCTGACGGGCTGAGAAACCCGGTTGTGATCAAGAGGAGGCTGTCAGCGACGGTCGCGGGTCCTGCGTCGCTCCTATCGAGCGGCAGTGACTCTAGCTCGCTGCAGGTGCCCGGCACGCCAACATCCATGCCGGCGCCGCTGTCGCCAGatagcagcaacaacaTTAGTGGTTACAGCAACACCGCCCGGTTGTCGACAACTGGCCTATTCTACGACCTACCACCGGAAATATACGAAAACATTAAGCCGCTCCTGACTCTGTTTAAGGCGCAGGCTCACAGAGAGTACTACTCATGGGTGGACGGCCCCTCGGCGTCTCAATGGTCCGCGACGTTCATGGACGGGTCCACTGCGGAACTCGCATCGCTGAGTTTCGTCGGGGACACAGTCAGGATCGTTCCAAGAGACACTAACAGGGAGTACACGATGCCACTCATCGTGGGGGACAACGCGGGTGCGAACTACACAGTGGAGGACTCGCGTGTCTGTTTCACGAACCCGCGTGTCACACTCTCCTGTGCGTCGGACGGGGAACTTGCCAAGCTCGTAAAGTTACTGTCATTGTCCGTGTTCGAACGGATCTCACTGTACAAGTCGCTGACAGGTACGGTCATCGCGAACATGGGGAAGCATCTACCGGACATCAAGATCATCCTGAACTCGCCACACAACTTCAAGGACTGGTGCGAGGTGTACCTGGAGGGTACTGGGTGGGTCAAGGCGTGGTGCCACATCAACAGGGACGCGCGGTCGGGCAAGGACCCCAAAGGGAAGTGCCAGATCAAGATATACACGCAGAACAGGAGCGCGGACCCCTCCGCGGCGTCGAACCTCGTGTGCTATATCCCGGACTGTGACTACATCCAGGACATCTTTTTCTACAACACTGCGGACGCCGATTTGGACCCAGTGTCGTTTCTGCAGAACCTAAACACAATCAGGATTCTGGGCGACGTCCGCTACTCGAACGAGTACAACAACATCGGGGGCACGACggggaagaggaagatgttTTCCCCACGGAGGAGGGTCTCGACGAGCTCTATAAAGCTCAAGTCCGCGACGCAGCACGAGACGAGACAGACGGGGCTGCTGGTACGGCCTATCGCGCACAACGGGCTCTCCCACTTGGGAGCCATGACACGGTTCATTATCCCCATGTTTGACATTGCAAGGAAGTACGGACGTCCCGGCAAATTCGTCACTTCGAGACAGGACAGCGACTCCCTGATGTTCGCCCTGCCAAGACTGCCAAAGACGCGGTTCTTGGCGGAGGACCAGATCCCGGGATTTCTAGCGAACGCTGGGACCGCGGGGGGTGACCCGCTAGCCGCAGCAATGGTTACTGTTTCAGAATACATCGGTGCGACGTTATCAACTTGA
- the MPS3 gene encoding Mps3p (similar to Saccharomyces cerevisiae MPS3 (YJL019W); ancestral locus Anc_5.165) has translation MGIGGGMDSGRSVREKYRDLLIDRVNGRWSPREDDDDTYERFRMSLDAHGSDGTVEDDDGEDEEDREYVDECGSYADEHGSYLDDELSDESEDLGDRSFIQDTSRVPSDTSESILSFEEIPRGSGGGLRRVLLGLFVLICFAVVFAAVAGNRDGSVTTTTPPGSLLNIQKQINHLYNELRRSDERRGSEFDDKLKVVVQQFEKNIKKLLPGNILNFQHELDSLHARINQLRNTPQPQPALSLENITTLQTRLVAKLQEDLPGEIPVMVNNESSVLVIPELHSYLAGMLKDILQYTETVTAPPLDYDLNNYIKEVLTNEFQYVDKGYFIAELNRTLQENKLEILQELKNHLQRQLLTPGGGSASTPAGGQQCSTILLKRLINEIYDAKQQSPANQCDRDDLDFATYAQGTRLIKSLTSQPYRAGNALPATELLADDKCGGSSTYWQCQHDAGTGALCSLAIRFNRPLHLTRLSYVHGRLTNNLHVMHSAPKHVAVYVKLADKRDTRAFAATAHDHSAGEPHRRDSTYTRIGIYEYDLASADTEQQFPLPDWFIQAKPLVRSVLFSVEENYGSEHYTSLKKFIVNAVTERDLQLFKDNALQQHQRQTPQQHDVPAFGQDEPDY, from the coding sequence ATGGGAATTGGCGGCGGTATGGACAGTGGCAGGTCTGTGCGGGAGAAGTACAGGGATTTGCTGATTGACCGGGTCAATGGGCGGTGGTCCCCCCGAgaggacgacgatgacACGTACGAGAGGTTTAGAATGTCGCTGGATGCACATGGGAGCGACGGGACCGTTGAAGATGACGACGgtgaggacgaggaggaccGGGAGTATGTCGATGAGTGTGGGTCCTATGCGGATGAGCATGGGTCGTATTTGGATGACGAACTTTCAGATGAGAGTGAGGATCTAGGTGATCGGAGTTTCATACAGGACACGTCGCGGGTCCCCAGTGACACCTCTGAGTCTATACTGAGTTTTGAAGAGATTCCCCGTGGTTCTGGTGGTGGTCTGCGGAGGGTTTTGCTTGGGTTGTTCGTGCTGATCTGTTTTGCGGTCGTGTTTGCCGCTGTCGCTGGGAACAGGGACGGCAGCgttactactactacacCGCCAGGGTCACTCCTGAACATCCAGAAACAGATCAACCACCTGTACAACGAGTTGCGGCGCAGCGACGAACGCCGTGGCTCAGAGTTCGACGACAAGCTTAAAGTGGTCGTGCAGCAGTTcgagaagaacatcaagaaactgctACCGGGGAACATCCTCAACTTCCAGCACGAACTGGATTCCTTACACGCTCGCATCAACCAGCTGCGGAATACTCCTCAGCCACAACCAGCTTTGTCCCTAGAGAATATCACTACTCTACAGACAAGACTCGTCGCAAAGTTGCAAGAGGACCTCCCGGGGGAGATCCCGGTCATGGTCAACAACGAGTCCAGCGTACTCGTCATCCCTGAACTGCACAGTTACTTGGCGGGGATGCTCAAGGATATTCTCCAGTACACGGAGACGGTCACGGCACCACCACTAGACTACGACCtgaacaactacatcaagGAGGTTCTCACAAACGAGTTCCAGTACGTCGACAAGGGGTACTTCATCGCTGAATTGAACAGGACCCTCCAGGAGAACAAGCTCGAAATCCTCCAGGAGCTCAAGAACCACTTGCAAAGGCAGTTACTCACACCTGGGGGTGGATCCGCCTCCACACCGGCGGGCGGGCAGCAGTGCTCCACGATTCTTTTGAAACGGCTCATCAACGAGATCTACGACGCCAAGCAGCAGAGCCCGGCAAACCAATGCGACAGGGACGACCTCGACTTCGCTACGTACGCGCAGGGCACACGCCTGATCAAGAGCCTCACCTCGCAGCCGTACCGCGCTGGGAACGCGCTCCCGGCTACAGAACTGCTCGCGGACGACAAATGCGGTGGGTCCTCCACTTACTGGCAGTGCCAGCACGATGCGGGCACAGGTGCACTCTGTTCCCTTGCCATCAGGTTCAACAGACCACTGCATCTCACGAGACTCTCGTACGTGCACGGCAGGCTCACCAACAACCTACACGTAATGCACTCTGCGCCGAAACACGTTGCAGTGTACGTCAAGTTAGCGGACAAGAGGGACACGCGTGCGTTCGCTGCCACTGCGCACGATCACAGCGCGGGGGAGCCACACCGGCGAGACAGCACGTACACGAGAATCGGCATTTACGAGTACGACCTCGCCAGCGCAGACACAGAACAGCAGTTTCCGCTGCCGGACTGGTTCATCCAGGCGAAACCGCTCGTCAGAAGCGTCTTGTTCAGCGTCGAGGAGAACTACGGCAGCGAACACTACACCTCGCTCAAGAAGTTCATCGTCAACGCAGTCACGGAGCGCGACCTACAATTGTTCAAGGACAACGcactacaacaacaccagAGGCAGACCCCTCAACAGCACGACGTCCCAGCGTTCGGCCAAGACGAACCGGACTACTGA
- the BBC1 gene encoding Bbc1p (similar to Saccharomyces cerevisiae BBC1 (YJL020C); ancestral locus Anc_5.170): MSDPAVPFQAVAQFAYESEFEDDLNFKAGQKITVTAIEDDEWYAGEYEADGGTVASGIFPKSFVTVVTKQTEAQEVPAAPAAPAAEPQSDAPKTTAPPKATALPQTAAFPPPEAVGGPTQGADVDVNEYAREKKDLPKMSLKERIAQLQEQERLLKEQEEQRAAEQLPVAHAGQVASVQSTVERRLSASMSLRSGGEPAESSVQASETVVHVETGPGDAEESSSSGDAETGGDDGGESAAPAPAPAPAALAPAPAPDTPADGEAEEDSEEARRSALRERMAKLSGAGRFGGPVGFNPFGGPASTAHAASTKEEHPPVEKDTEHEQESELVRDLPQAIPIMPFADPAALPFLKKRTTVESAETHESHEHQDEPVEPDADKVETEAPATDAAAPPPVPDTASSNSEDEANDEAPPQPPLSKPPFGSHAHEHAAVPPPPPPPPHHAPTSAVPPIPAQHHHKEPPTLSHGLPPPPPPPIPPVELPEELAESAAPHRSAPSPPPPPPQPPAVASAIPPIASHPPPPPPPPHAPEQNAETDLTSGLPPAPPVPPVPPVPAFAPMPPIPGARPAIPGTDIPGPFNDLPTETGAPVPPVVPMPSTATPIRRNSTQRDLTAVLNNLVVQLTEEDPWWAGKTPTAPEQVQATKLKYVLEVEDHRITRRDAETWIFRTVYLLFENFTVLSLALVYKESSPLDTAKLVDQKLTPFHTAQPLNAFYNKDIINQCQVVVNRNVGHGFVSDVIHGLGKDVVLPIGHRTFGVPIFSIKFGEQTDNNALAQVQPGDVFVVRKGRFERHGKIVALGDTEPYVAIITDFDPNKKKLKVVEERDGIATTSSYKLGHLQAGRLKIFRVVPRSYIGW; the protein is encoded by the coding sequence ATGAGCGATCCTGCGGTGCCGTTCCAGGCGGTCGCGCAGTTCGCGTACGAGTCAGAGTTCGAGGACGACCTGAACTTTAAGGCTGGGCAGAAGATCACTGTCACGGCAATCGAGGATGACGAGTGGTACGCTGGGGAGTACGAGGCAGACGGTGGTACTGTGGCCAGTGGGATCTTCCCGAAGAGTTTTGTCACGGTGGTGACGAAGCAGACGGAGGCGCAGGAGGTGCCCGCAGCGCCCGCAGCGCCAGCTGCAGAACCGCAGTCTGACGCCCCTAAGACCACTGCTCCACCCAAGGCCACTGCTCTACCCCAAACCGCTGCATTTCCACCTCCAGAGGCGGTCGGCGGGCCGACACAAGGTGCAGACGTCGACGTCAACGAGTACGCAagggagaagaaggatCTCCCCAAGATGAGTCTCAAAGAGCGGATCGCGCAACTGCAAGAGCAGGAACGGTTGCTCAAGGAGCAAGAAGAGCAGCGTGCTGCAGAACAGCTCCCAGTGGCACACGCTGGACAGGTTGCCTCTGTTCAGAGTACCGTGGAACGCAGATTGTCTGCGTCGATGTCGCTTCGCAGCGGCGGGGAACCTGCTGAGTCCAGTGTGCAGGCCTCTGAAACCGTTGTGCACGTCGAAACGGGTCCTGGGGATGCCGAAGAAAGTAGTAGCAGTGGTGATGCGGAGACAGGTGGCGATGATGGTGGGGAAAGTGCTGCTCCTGCCCCTGCTCCGGCTCCTGCTGCGCTTGCGCCTGCTCCTGCTCCTGATACTCCAGCGGACGGCGAGGCCGAAGAAGACTCTGAGGAGGCGAGACGCTCCGCGCTGAGGGAGAGAATGGCTAAATTGTCTGGAGCAGGCAGGTTTGGTGGGCCCGTTGGGTTCAACCCGTTCGGTGGGCCCGCAAGCACTGCACATGCAGCAAGCACTAAAGAGGAGCACCCGCCAGTAGAAAAAGACACAGAACACGAACAAGAGAGCGAACTTGTCAGAGACTTGCCCCAGGCGATCCCAATAATGCCCTTTGCGGACCCAGCGGCTTTGCCCTTCTtaaagaagagaacaacGGTCGAATCCGCGGAAACTCATGAATCACACGAACATCAGGATGAACCAGTGGAACCTGACGCGGACAAAGTGGAAACAGAGGCACCTGCAACAGATGCAGCGGCCCCACCACCAGTCCCCGACACAGCGAGTTCAAACTCGGAGGATGAAGCAAACGATGAAGCACCACCACAACCACCTTTGTCGAAACCACCGTTCGGGTCGCACGCACACGAGCATGCTGCTGTACCtccacctcctcctcctccaccaCATCACGCACCAACTTCCGCTGTCCCACCAATCCCAGCGCAGCATCACCACAAAGAACCACCGACTCTGTCCCATGGTCtgccaccgccaccaccTCCACCGATCCCCCCAGTGGAACTCCCAGAGGAACTGGCTGAAAGCGCAGCGCCCCACAGATCGGCCCCATCACCACCtccacctcctcctcaACCACCTGCTGTAGCTTCTGCAATTCCACCGATCGCATCGCATCCACCACCTCCACCACCTCCACCACATGCACCAGAGCAAAATGCAGAAACTGACTTGACAAGTGGACTTCCACCTGCGCCGCCCGTGCCCCCCGTTCCACCTGTTCCTGCTTTCGCGCCGATGCCCCCCATCCCCGGTGCTCGCCCTGCTATCCCAGGCACAGACATCCCGGGGCCCTTCAATGATTTGCCCACAGAGACTGGCGCCCCCGTTCCACCAGTGGTGCCAATGCCAAGCACGGCGACCCCCATCAGAAGAAACTCGACGCAGAGGGACCTCACCGCAGTGTTAAACAACTTGGTCGTCCAATTGACCGAAGAGGATCCGTGGTGGGCAGGGAAGACGCCCACGGCTCCAGAGCAAGTCCAGGCGACCAAGCTTAAGTACGTTCTCGAAGTGGAGGACCACCGCATCACAAGACGCGACGCTGAAACTTGGATCTTCAGGACCGTCTACTTATTATTCGAAAACTTCACCGTGCTGAGCTTGGCCCTGGTCTACAAGGAAAGTTCTCCACTGGACACGGCAAAACTGGTCGACCAGAAACTGACTCCCTTCCACACAGCACAGCCGCTGAACGCGTTCTACAACAAGGACATCATCAACCAGTGCCAGGTTGTTGTCAACAGGAACGTCGGCCACGGGTTTGTCTCGGATGTGATCCACGGACTGGGTAAGGACGTCGTGCTGCCCATCGGCCACCGCACGTTCGGCGTCCCGATCTTCAGCATCAAGTTCGGCGAACAAACGGACAATAACGCACTGGCACAGGTGCAACCGGGCGATGTTTTCGTCGTGCGCAAGGGCAGGTTCGAAAGACACGGTAAAATTGTCGCCCTTGGGGACACGGAACCGTACGTCGCCATCATCACAGACTTCGACccgaacaagaagaagctcaAGGTGGTAGAGGAACGCGACGGCATAGCGACTACCTCGAGCTACAAACTGGGACACTTGCAAGCTGGCAGGTTGAAGATCTTCAGAGTTGTTCCAAGAAGTTACATTGGCTGGTGA
- the PET130 gene encoding Pet130p (similar to Saccharomyces cerevisiae PET130 (YJL023C); ancestral locus Anc_5.172) has product MKLRLQFLDNIKHLAGTPLPVTASSSASCPPGQLPKGLHGIVLRVANQWNLHSRESLVYQGKYMYMRFFPTWHFLSLFRKTRPAVSVKFNKEMTFLNECGTYLQTEYAKRKSVIPADYAVWRRKITMYVKSEFIRQWRSLNTTTGSFDASGGTPVGVAKDGYYIVHLSKMPSNDELPELQREINAAVTRTAELSWDSILKTKPATTDQGETATPIG; this is encoded by the coding sequence ATGAAGCTCCGATTGCAGTTCCTTGACAACATTAAGCACCTAGCGGGTACCCCTCTGCCCGTAACAGCAAGCAGCTCAGCATCATGCCCGCCGGGCCAACTGCCGAAGGGTCTACACGGGATAGTTCTGCGAGTGGCCAACCAATGGAATCTGCACTCAAGAGAGTCCCTGGTCTACCAAGGAAAGTACATGTACATGCGGTTCTTCCCCACTTGGCATTTCCTGTCACTGTTCAGGAAGACCCGCCCCGCTGTCTCGGTCAAATTCAATAAAGAGATGACCTTCCTCAACGAGTGCGGCACCTACTTGCAAACAGAGTATGCCAAACGGAAGAGTGTAATCCCTGCAGACTATGCAGTatggaggaggaagataaCCATGTACGTCAAGAGCGAGTTTATTAGACAATGGCGGTCTTTGAACACAACTACCGGTAGCTTTGACGCCAGCGGGGGCACGCCTGTGGGTGTCGCCAAGGACGGCTACTACATCGTGCATTTGTCAAAGATGCCGAGTAATGACGAACTGCCCGAACTCCAAAGGGAGATCAATGCCGCCGTGACAAGAACTGCCGAGTTGTCATGGGACAGCATCTTGAAAACGAAGCCAGCGACAACAGATCAGGGCGAGACAGCAACTCCAATTGGGTAG
- the LSO1 gene encoding Lso1p (similar to Saccharomyces cerevisiae YGR169C-A and YJR005C-A; ancestral locus Anc_5.173): MVSGKRYSETAHKVAQGRARKRKQEYEKRQAERAEKEVEESKKWEEGVRKVNPKKLLEEQKKQDKLRARRERAELLTAEQEALGVGGKGK, from the coding sequence ATGGTATCCGGTAAGAGATATTCAGAGACAGCCCATAAAGTGGCACAGGGCCGTGCCAGAAAGCGGAAGCAGGAGTATGAGAAGAGACAGGCTGAACGTGCTGAAAAGGAAGTCGAGGAGAGCAAGAAGTGGGAAGAAGGTGTCAGGAAGGTCAACCCAAAGAAACTTCTCgaagagcaaaaaaagCAGGATAAACTGAGAGCTAGACGGGAACGTGCGGAGCTTTTGACAGCGGAACAGGAAGCGCTCGGGGTAGGTGGGAAGGGTAAATAA